One Mercurialis annua linkage group LG3, ddMerAnnu1.2, whole genome shotgun sequence DNA window includes the following coding sequences:
- the LOC126671672 gene encoding NAC domain-containing protein 7-like translates to MNTFSHVPPGFRFHPTDEELVDYYLRKKIHSRRIDLDVIKDVDLYKIEPWDLQEICRIGTNDESDWYFFSHKDKKYPTGTRTNRATVAGFWKATGRDKAIYTKHELVGMRKTLVFYKGRAPNGQKSDWIMHEYRLETDENATAQEEGWVVCRVFKKRIPIMRRVSEHESVSWYDDQVSFMQEPDHSPNQTSQPHHHLPYHHLPHDHFLQLPLLRSPKLLQQPTTSVNCTSIAAFGLDINQQATTLQSSSLAQEDHLHRQTRIQSLHSLYANTQNSNEQAVDQVATDWRVLDKFVASQLSQEDVTKENNSNNNYSNAANSIFHSSDQASLLAKQETGPENASTSTSSCQIHLWK, encoded by the exons ATGAACACTTTTTCCCATGTTCCTCCTGGTTTTCGGTTTCATCCTACTGATGAAGAACTAGTAGATTATTACCTTAGGAAGAAGATACATTCAAGAAGGATTGACCTTGATGTTATTAAAGATGTTGATCTCTACAAAATTGAGCCTTGGGATCTTCAAG AAATATGCAGAATAGGGACAAATGATGAAAGCGATTGGTACTTTTTCAGCCATAAGGATAAGAAGTATCCAACAGGAACTCGAACAAATAGAGCCACCGTAGCTGGATTTTGGAAAGCAACCGGTAGAGACAAAGCCATCTATACGAAGCATGAGTTGGTTGGGATGAGGAAGACCCTAGTATTTTACAAAGGCCGTGCTCCCAACGGACAGAAATCAGACTGGATAATGCATGAGTACCGCCTTGAAACTGACGAAAATGCTACTGCACAG GAAGAAGGATGGGTCGTGTGCAGGGTTTTCAAGAAGAGAATACCAATCATGAGAAGAGTAAGTGAGCACGAATCAGTCAGTTGGTATGATGACCAAGTTTCATTCATGCAAGAACCCGACCATTCGCCCAACCAAACTTCACAGCCTCATCATCATTTACCTTATCATCACCTTCCCCATGATCACTTCCTCCAGCTCCCACTTCTTCGGAGTCCCAAACTGCTGCAACAACCTACCACTTCTGTAAATTGCACTTCTATTGCTGCATTCGGGCTCGACATAAATCAGCAAGCAACCACTCTGCAATCCTCATCACTTGCACAAGAAGATCATCTTCATCGTCAAACCCGAATTCAAAGCTTGCATTCTCTTTATGCTAATACTCAAAATAGTAATGAGCAAGCAGTCGATCAAGTCGCTACTGATTGGAGAGTTCTAGACAAGTTTGTTGCTTCTCAACTCAGCCAAGAAGATGTCACTAAggaaaataatagtaataataactACTCAAATGCAGCCAACAGCATCTTCCATTCATCAGATCAAGCTAGCTTACTTGCTAAGCAAGAAACGGGACCAGAAAATGCTTCAACGTCAACCTCTAGTTGTCAAATACACCTATGGAAGTGA
- the LOC126671360 gene encoding probable pectinesterase/pectinesterase inhibitor 17, with translation MATKLLLSVLVITLISLFSPSKSSNEIDVWCNKTPNPEPCKYFMKQNPNSVPTCKSDFRKMAIDLAMQRALTAQTQNKWLGSKCRNEKEKAAWADCYKLYENTIAQLNHTLDPNTKCTENDAQTWLSTALTNLDTCRAGFLELGVSNYMLPLMSNNVSKLICNTLAINKNDSSSSDLPQTYKDGFPSWVKPGDRKLLQASSLNPNLVVAQDGSGNFRTIKQALDAAAKRSGSGRFIIRVKSGVYKENLEIGNKMKNIMLVGDGLRTTIITGSRSVGGGSTTFNSATVAVTGEGFIARGITFRNTAGPQNHQAVALRSGSDLSVFYRCGFEGYQDTLYVHSQRQFYKECYIYGTVDFIFGNAAVVLQNCMIYARKPMDKQKIAVTAQGRTDPNQNTGISIHNSRVMAAPDLVPVLSSFQTFLGRPWKLYSRTVYLQTYLDSLVAPAGWLEWDGDFALKTLYYGEYRNSGPGAPTSGRVKWGGYRVITSATEASKFTVDNFIGGRSWLPATGVPFSSGL, from the exons ATGGCAACAAAGCTGCTTTTATCAGTCCTAGTCATAACCCTAATCTCATTATTCTCACCATCTAAATCTTCTAATGAAATAGATGTATGGTGCAACAAGACCCCAAATCCTGAACCATGCAAATACTTCATGAAACAAAACCCTAACTCTGTTCCAACATGCAAATCTGATTTTCGCAAAATGGCGATTGACTTAGCCATGCAAAGAGCCCTAACTGCTCAAACCCAGAACAAATGGTTAGGCTCAAAATGCcgaaatgaaaaagaaaaggctGCATGGGCCGATTGCTATAAGCTTTACGAAAACACCATTGCTCAACTCAATCACACTCTTGACCCCAACACTAAATGCACCGAGAACGATGCACAAACTTGGCTCAGTACTGCTCTAACCAATCTTGATACCTGTAGAGCTGGGTTTCTTGAGCTAGGGGTTTCAAATTATATGTTGCCTCTCATGTCCAACAATGTCTCAAAGCTGATATGCAACACTTTGGCAATAAACAAAAATGACTCATCATCGTCTGATTTGCCACAAACATACAAAGATGGGTTTCCTAGCTGGGTTAAACCAGGTGATCGGAAGCTTTTGCAGGCTTCTTCATTGAACCCTAATCTTGTGGTGGCTCAAGATGGTTCAGGGAACTTCCGGACCATAAAACAAGCCCTCGATGCTGCGGCCAAGAGAAGTGGAAGTGGGAGGTTTATCATACGCGTTAAGAGTGGAGTTTATAAAGAGAATCTTGAGATTGGTAACAAAATGAAGAATATTATGTTGGTTGGTGATGGTTTGAGAACTACTATTATCACCGGTAGCCGGAGTGTCGGAGGAGGCTCTACTACCTTTAATTCGGCAACAGTTG CTGTCACCGGAGAGGGCTTCATAGCCCGTGGAATAACATTCCGCAACACAGCAGGTCCTCAAAACCACCAAGCAGTAGCCCTCCGATCAGGCTCCGATCTCTCAGTATTCTACCGTTGCGGCTTCGAAGGTTACCAAGACACATTATACGTACATTCTCAAAGACAATTCTACAAAGAATGTTACATTTACGGAACCGTAGACTTCATATTCGGTAACGCCGCCGTCGTTTTACAAAACTGCATGATCTACGCAAGAAAGCCAATGGACAAACAAAAGATCGCAGTAACAGCACAAGGTAGAACAGACCCGAATCAAAACACAGGCATTTCAATTCATAACTCTAGAGTTATGGCTGCACCTGATCTTGTACCGGTTCTCAGCTCATTCCAAACTTTCTTGGGCCGGCCATGGAAACTGTATTCAAGAACTGTTTATCTTCAGACTTATCTTGATTCTTTGGTGGCGCCGGCGGGTTGGCTTGAATGGGACGGTGATTTTGCGTTGAAGACTTTATATTATGGAGAGTATAGAAACTCGGGTCCTGGTGCTCCGACGAGTGGAAGAGTTAAGTGGGGTGGTTATCGGGTGATCACAAGTGCAACTGAAGCATCTAAGTTTACCGTTGATAACTTCATTGGTGGACGGTCATGGTTGCCAGCTACTGGTGTTCCTTTCAGCTCTGGACTTTGA
- the LOC126672345 gene encoding probable pectinesterase/pectinesterase inhibitor 33: MAIKIRPLAIFVIFFCSIFLTATSKSSKKTIAWWCNEQTPHPETCKHFISHRHQHYSLKHRTEFRKIAVRLALERAVTAQKKVSKLKPNCHNNHQKAVWIDCNKLHSDTITQLNRTLHCVSAKKLKPCSNFDVQTWLSTALTNIQTCRTGSLDLKVSKFITPILSSNLTELISNSLAVNGVLLTVKDKNNTEVFPRWFLKRERKLLQSSSLAGNANLVVAQDGSGHFRTVQAAIDVAAKRRYMTRFIIHVKKGVYKENIEVGINNNYVWLVGDGMRNTIITSGRSVGGGYTTYSSATAGIDGLRFVARDISFINSAGPLRGQAVALRSASDLSVFYRCSIQGYQDTLFVHSQRQFYKQCYIYGTIDFIFGNAAVVLQNCIIYVRRPLKGQANMITAQGRNDPFQNTGISIHNSRILAAPELKPVARAFQTYLGRPWMQYSRTVVLGSFIDSLVHPAGWSQWQGSNFALDTLYYGEYKNFGPGSSTRQRVKWKGYHVITSSSVASTFTVGRLIAGQSWLPATGVPFTAGL; encoded by the exons ATGGCAATCAAGATTAGGCCATTGGCAATATTTGTCATATTTTTCTGTTCAATTTTCTTGACTGCAACATCTAAAAGTTCCAAGAAAACTATTGCATGGTGGTGCAACGAACAGACACCACATCCTGAAACATGCAAGCACTTCATCAGCCACAGGCACCAACATTATTCTCTCAAACATAGGACAGAGTTTAGAAAAATAGCTGTCCGATTAGCCCTAGAAAGAGCCGTTACAGCACAAAAAAAGGTTTCTAAATTAAAACCCAATTGCCATAATAACCACCAAAAAGCCGTATGGATCGACTGTAACAAACTCCATTCCGATACCATTACTCAACTAAATCGCACTCTTCATTGCGTATCAGCCAAGAAATTGAAACCGTGCTCGAATTTCGACGTTCAGACATGGCTAAGCACTGCCCTAACAAACATTCAAACATGCCGAACAGGTTCTTTAGACCTTAAAGTGTCGAAATTCATCACTCCAATTCTGTCGAGTAATTTAACTGAGCTTATAAGCAACAGTTTAGCTGTTAATGGAGTTCTACTGACGGTTAAAGATAAGAACAACACAGAAGTGTTCCCGAGGTGGTTTTTAAAGAGGGAAAGGAAGCTATTACAATCGTCATCGTTAGCCGGAAATGCAAATTTGGTGGTGGCGCAAGACGGGTCGGGTCATTTCAGGACAGTTCAGGCGGCGATTGATGTTGCGGCGAAGAGGAGATATATGACTAGGTTTATAATACATGTGAAAAAAGGTGTTTATAAAGAGAATATTGAGGTTGGAATCAATAATAATTATGTTTGGTTGGTCGGCGATGGGATGAGAAATACGATAATTACAAGTGGCAGAAGCGTTGGCGGTGGTTATACAACTTACAGTTCTGCAACTGCTG GCATAGATGGTCTACGCTTTGTTGCTCGAGACATTTCCTTCATAAATTCCGCCGGTCCCCTAAGAGGTCAAGCAGTTGCACTCCGATCAGCCTCCGATCTCTCAGTGTTCTACCGCTGCTCCATCCAAGGCTACCAAGACACTCTTTTTGTCCACTCACAGCGTCAATTCTACAAGCAATGTTACATTTACGGCACCATAGACTTCATTTTCGGAAACGCCGCCGTTGTACTCCAAAACTGCATAATTTACGTAAGACGTCCCTTAAAAGGTCAAGCAAACATGATCACAGCACAAGGCAGAAACGACCCCTTCCAAAATACAGGCATTTCAATCCACAACTCAAGAATTTTAGCCGCACCTGAATTGAAGCCGGTGGCGCGTGCATTTCAAACGTATTTAGGAAGGCCGTGGATGCAGTACTCTAGAACAGTAGTTTTAGGGAGTTTTATTGATAGTTTAGTTCATCCAGCTGGTTGGTCACAGTGGCAAGGTAGTAATTTTGCTCTTGACACGTTGTATTATGGGGAGTACAAGAATTTCGGACCGGGGTCTTCGACGAGACAGAGGGTTAAATGGAAGGGTTATCATGTTATAACTAGCAGCAGTGTTGCCTCAACTTTTACTGTTGGCCGTCTTATTGCCGGCCAGTCATGGTTGCCGGCTACTGGAGTTCCGTTCACCGCTGGCCTTTGA